The genomic interval GCCCTGCGCCGAGATTTCCTGCACACGGTGCTTCACCTCGGCCGGGGTGTGGCCACCCAGATCGGCCACAAAAGCGGTTACCGCGGCGGCCGCCCCCTTGCGGATCCGGCGGCCGTCCGTGTCCAGGCCGCTCATCCGCGTGCTGGCGCTGAATTCGACGACGCTGAACTGTTCCGTGCCCCGTCCCAGATCCGCCAGATCAGGTCCGCGCACACCCCTTTCGGCCGCCAGGTCCACCACTGACCGCCCTTCGGGGGTGTCATCGGCGAGGCTGGAGAGGCGCGCCGCTTCAATGAGTTCGCTCATGCCGACCGAGTTGGCCGGGAAGAAGTTGACGGCGCGGCGGTTGCCGTAGGTGATGGTTCCGGTCTTATCCAGCAGCAGCGTGGTGATGTCACCGGCGGTTTCGACGGCCCGCCCGGAGGTGGCCAGGACGTTGTGCTGGACGAGGCGGTCCATTCCGGCGATGCCGATGGCCGGGACCAGGGCCCCGATGGTGGTTGGGATCAGGCACACGAGCAGCGCCACGAGCACGATGGGCGAGGGTGTTGCCCCGGCGAGGGACGCGAAGGGTGCCAGGGACATCGTGACAACCAGGAACACGATGGTCAGGGAGACGAGCAGCACGTGCAGGGCAATCTCGTTGGGGGTCTTCTGCCGCACGGCACCCTCGACGAGTTTGATCATCCGGTCGATAAAGGTCTGCCCGGGTTCGGCTGTGATACGGACGACGATCCGGTCGGAGAGGACCCTCGTGCCGCCCGTCACCGAGGAACGGTCCCCGCCGGATTCGCGGATGACCGGGGCCGACTCGCCGGTGATGGTTGATTCGTCAACGCTGGCCAGGCCCTCGATGATCTCGCCGTCGGACGGGATCACGTCCCCGGGCTCGCAGACCACCAAGTCGTTCCGGCGCAGTTCGGTACCGGGGACTTCCTTGATCGCGCCGCCGTCCAGCCGGAGCTTCGCCCGGACACCCTGGCGGCTGGCCCGAAGGCTGTCGGCCTGGGCCTTGCCGCGGCCCTCCGCGATGGCTTCCGCAAGAGTGCCAAACAGCACGGTCAGCCACAGCCAAGCCGTCACGGCGATGCTGAACACCGACGGCCGGACCACGCAGATCGCCGTGCACAAACCCGCCCCCACCAGCACCGTAAACATGACCGGTGAATGAATCATCTGGCGCGGTGCGAGTTTGCGGACGGCCACCGGAAGGGCGGCCGCCACGCTGGAGGCCGTCAGTTTCGCCGGGGCCTTGGTGTGGTGTTTATGTTCGCCGGGGGTGCCGAGTGGGTTGCCGTCGGCGAGGGTTTCGGGGACGGTGGCGAGGGCCGTCGGGGTGCGGGTCATTGGAGGAGTCCTTCTGCGAGGGGGCCCAAGGCAAGGGCGGGAAAATAGCTGAGGGCAGTCAGGATGACGGTCACGCCCAGCAGCAGCGCGCCGAACAGGGGCCCATGGGTGGGTACCGTCCCGGCGGATAAGGGGATTTTGCCTTGCCGGGCGAACGATCCGGCCAAAGCCAGAACCAGGACGATCGGCAGGAACCGCCCCAGCAGCATGGCGATGCCGAGCATGGCCGAGAGGTACGGGCCCGAGCTGGTGATGCCGCCGAACGCCGAGCCGTTGTTGTTCGCCCCGGACGTGAAGGCGTAGAGCAGTTCGCTGAACTGGTGCGGCCCGGACGCGGGCACGTTGGCCATTACGTCCGGGAGCAGGACGGTGATGCCCGCCAACGTGAGAACCAGGATGGGGGTGACCAGGATGTACATGGCGGCGAGCTTCATCTGGCGTGGGCCGATTTTCTTGCCCAGGTACTCGGGTGTCCGGCCGACCATCAGCCCGGCGATGAAGACGGAGATGATGGAGAGGATCAGCATCCCGTACAGCCCGGATCCGGTTCCGCCGGGGGCCACTTCGCCGAGCATCATGTTCACCATGGTTACCCCACCCGCCAGCGGCGGCAGGGAATCGTGGGCGACATTGACGGCGCCCGTTGAGGTCAGCGTCGTGGAGGCGGCAAAGATGGCGCTCGGAGCGGCGCCGAAGCGCTGCTCGAACCCTTCGCCGAGTCCGCCGGCAGCCGCGGTCGCTGTTCCCTGCGCGGCGGCGACGGCCCATCCCGTCAGGGAAACGGAGGTCAGCCAGAGTGTTCCCATGACGGCGGCTACGGTGTAGCCCTGCTTTTGGTCACCCACCATCCGGCCGAACGCGTAGGGGAGGGCCGAGGGGATCAGCAGCAGGAGGAACACCTGGAACAGGCTGATGAAAACGTTGGGATTTTCGAAGGGGTGGGCCGAGTTGGCGTTGAAATAGCCGCCCCCGTTGGTGCCCAGGACTTTGATCGCTTCCTGGGAGGCCACGGGACCGCCCGGAATGCTCTGCGTTGCGCCGGTTGCCTGGTTGATGACGTCGGTGGGCCAGAAATTCTGGACAACACCGCCAATGACCATCACGATGGCCGCGACCAGGGCCAGCGGCAACAGGATGCGGAAGGTTGTCCGGGCCAGGTCCACCCAGAAGTTTCCGAGCCTGTCGGTTTTTGTCCGGGCGATGCCGCGGATCAGGGCGACGGCGACGACGATGCCGACGGCCGCGGACAGAAAATTCTGCACCGCGAGCAGGGCCATCTGTACAAAGATGCCGACGGTGGTTTCCGGCACGTAGGTCTGCCAGTTCGTGTTGGTGACAAACGAGATGGCCGTGTTCATGGCCACCCAGGGGTCCACCCCTGTCAGTGCCCCGCTGCCGGGAAGCACGCCTTGGAGGCGCTGGAGCAGGAACACCACCAGGATGGACACTGCGGAGAAAGCCAGCACGCTGCGGAGGTAAACGGCCCAGGTCTGTTCAGTACCGGCGTCGACCCCGGCGAGCCGGTAGAACAGACGCTCCGGCCGGGTGGAGGTGGTGCCCTCAAACACGCGGGCAAGGTAGAGCCCCAGCGGCTTGTGCAGGGTGGCCAGGGCCAGCAGCAGCGCCGACACCTGGATCAGGAAGGACGCGGTGTTGAACGTCATGGCCGGGTCACCACTTCTCGGGGTGGATGAGGGCTGCCAGCAAGTACCCGGAGAGGCCCAGGCCGGCAATCAACAGCACCAACCATATGATCGCGTCCAGGCTCATAGTCCGTCCTCGCCTCCATCATTTGCACCGCTGACCACTCCGGCCAGAAGGTGACCGATCCACATCACGAATCCCATGGACACCATGAGGATTCCAATTACAGCCGCGTCGGCCATTGCAAGTTCCTTTCGAACGCACCCCATCCAGGGCTGATCCCAGTCAACCCCCGCGAAACGGCAGGAAAGGCGTTCCTGACGAATCCTTAATGCGCTGGCACAAAATCTTGACGCGGTTTTAACGGCAACGATTGAGGGCTTGCGCTTCCACTACTTAGCGCTACTATGTACTAGTAGCTAGTAACACTGAGTAGTGGAGGAGGTGTCCGATGGGCAAGCAGATGACAGAGATGCTCAAAGGCACACTGGAGGGCATCGTTCTTGCCCTCCTGACCGGGAACCCGGCGTACGGGTACGAAATCACCACGCTGCTCCGGGCCCAGGGCTTCCCCGACATCGCTGAGGGCACCGTGTACGCGCTGCTCGTCAGGATCGAGCAGAAAGGCCTGGTGGACGTCGAGAAGCGGCCGTCCGAGAAGGGGCCGCCCCGCAAGGTGTACACGCTCAACGCTCAGGGCACGAAGGAACTGGACGAATTCTGGAACACATGGAGCTTCCTGTCCGAACGGCTTGAAGAGCTCCGCAAGGGAGGAAAGTGATATGGCAGCGAAGTGGATCGAGCTGGTGACCGGCTCGCTCGAGCAGAAGAAGCAGTACAAGCAGGCCAAGGCGCGGCTGGATGCCATGCCTGAGCCCTACCTCACCGTGGCGAAGGCCTTCAACCGGTACTTCATGTACTACGGCGGGGTCACCGAGGGGGACACGATGGTGCAGATGTTCTCGGACCTCGCGGACCTGTGGGAACGCGCGGCCATAGACGGCACGCCTGTGAGCGAGATCGTGGGCGAAGATCCCATCGAATTCGCGGAGAGCTTCGCCCAGGCATACGGCGGAAAGCGATGGATCGACAAGGAACGGGCCCGTCTCAACGAGGCGGTCGACAAGGCGAAGGAGGCGGAATCATGACCGCGACAGCAATCCGGGTGCAGGGCATGGAGAAGTCCTTCAAGGACCTGCACGTGCTGCGCGGCGTGGACTTCGAGGTGGCGGCGGGCAGCATCTT from Pseudarthrobacter sp. SSS035 carries:
- the kdpB gene encoding potassium-transporting ATPase subunit KdpB, translating into MTRTPTALATVPETLADGNPLGTPGEHKHHTKAPAKLTASSVAAALPVAVRKLAPRQMIHSPVMFTVLVGAGLCTAICVVRPSVFSIAVTAWLWLTVLFGTLAEAIAEGRGKAQADSLRASRQGVRAKLRLDGGAIKEVPGTELRRNDLVVCEPGDVIPSDGEIIEGLASVDESTITGESAPVIRESGGDRSSVTGGTRVLSDRIVVRITAEPGQTFIDRMIKLVEGAVRQKTPNEIALHVLLVSLTIVFLVVTMSLAPFASLAGATPSPIVLVALLVCLIPTTIGALVPAIGIAGMDRLVQHNVLATSGRAVETAGDITTLLLDKTGTITYGNRRAVNFFPANSVGMSELIEAARLSSLADDTPEGRSVVDLAAERGVRGPDLADLGRGTEQFSVVEFSASTRMSGLDTDGRRIRKGAAAAVTAFVADLGGHTPAEVKHRVQEISAQGGTPLLVATATRDGARILGTIHLADVVKPGMQARFAELRKMGIRTVMVTGDNPVTAKAIAAEAGVDDFLAEATPEDKLAVIKKEQAAGRLVAMTGDGTNDAPALAAADVGVAMNSGTPAAKEAANMVDLDSDPTKLINIVGIGKQLLITRGALTTFSIANDVAKYFAIVPALFTAAFPGLGLLNIMGLTSPASAILSAVIFNALIIIALIPLALRGVKYRAVSANQALGRNLLVYGLGGLIAPFIGIKLIDLIISVIPGIG
- the kdpA gene encoding potassium-transporting ATPase subunit KdpA → MTFNTASFLIQVSALLLALATLHKPLGLYLARVFEGTTSTRPERLFYRLAGVDAGTEQTWAVYLRSVLAFSAVSILVVFLLQRLQGVLPGSGALTGVDPWVAMNTAISFVTNTNWQTYVPETTVGIFVQMALLAVQNFLSAAVGIVVAVALIRGIARTKTDRLGNFWVDLARTTFRILLPLALVAAIVMVIGGVVQNFWPTDVINQATGATQSIPGGPVASQEAIKVLGTNGGGYFNANSAHPFENPNVFISLFQVFLLLLIPSALPYAFGRMVGDQKQGYTVAAVMGTLWLTSVSLTGWAVAAAQGTATAAAGGLGEGFEQRFGAAPSAIFAASTTLTSTGAVNVAHDSLPPLAGGVTMVNMMLGEVAPGGTGSGLYGMLILSIISVFIAGLMVGRTPEYLGKKIGPRQMKLAAMYILVTPILVLTLAGITVLLPDVMANVPASGPHQFSELLYAFTSGANNNGSAFGGITSSGPYLSAMLGIAMLLGRFLPIVLVLALAGSFARQGKIPLSAGTVPTHGPLFGALLLGVTVILTALSYFPALALGPLAEGLLQ
- a CDS encoding potassium-transporting ATPase subunit F — protein: MSLDAIIWLVLLIAGLGLSGYLLAALIHPEKW
- a CDS encoding PadR family transcriptional regulator, whose translation is MGKQMTEMLKGTLEGIVLALLTGNPAYGYEITTLLRAQGFPDIAEGTVYALLVRIEQKGLVDVEKRPSEKGPPRKVYTLNAQGTKELDEFWNTWSFLSERLEELRKGGK
- a CDS encoding DUF1048 domain-containing protein is translated as MAAKWIELVTGSLEQKKQYKQAKARLDAMPEPYLTVAKAFNRYFMYYGGVTEGDTMVQMFSDLADLWERAAIDGTPVSEIVGEDPIEFAESFAQAYGGKRWIDKERARLNEAVDKAKEAES